In one Candidatus Nanopelagicus limnes genomic region, the following are encoded:
- a CDS encoding electron transfer flavoprotein subunit alpha/FixB family protein, whose translation MSSVIFLVDHTAGKISKAAGELATYAKSIGESVAVIFADNADSIASQLNVFQVDKVITVTGEWDKYGAPAIAEGLAQIVAAKNPAAVLITSTATGKEIAARVSVITGSGIITDAVNVDKELITTQSVFGGSTTVHSTVTKGVPVITLRANSIEAVAATSTPVIEAFAATISDAAKLAPISSATPVVKGGRPDLTEASIVVSGGRGTNGDFKPVEALADALGAAVGASRAATDAGWYPHSNQVGQTGKTVSPQLYVAAGISGAIQHRAGMQTSKTIVAINKDPEAPILEIADFAVVGDLFNVLPQATAQIIARKG comes from the coding sequence ATGAGCAGCGTAATATTTTTAGTAGATCACACAGCTGGCAAGATCAGCAAAGCCGCTGGGGAGCTTGCAACCTATGCCAAATCAATTGGTGAATCAGTTGCAGTAATTTTTGCAGATAACGCCGATTCAATCGCTTCACAATTAAATGTATTCCAGGTAGATAAGGTAATTACCGTTACAGGTGAGTGGGATAAGTATGGCGCTCCTGCAATTGCTGAAGGTTTAGCTCAAATAGTGGCAGCTAAAAATCCTGCCGCAGTATTAATTACCTCAACTGCAACTGGTAAAGAGATTGCAGCCAGGGTATCTGTAATTACTGGCAGTGGAATTATCACCGACGCTGTAAATGTTGATAAGGAGTTGATTACTACTCAATCTGTCTTTGGTGGTTCAACCACAGTTCACTCAACTGTTACAAAGGGTGTGCCAGTTATAACTTTGCGTGCAAACTCAATTGAGGCAGTAGCTGCAACATCCACACCAGTTATTGAAGCATTTGCTGCCACAATTTCAGATGCAGCTAAATTAGCGCCGATCTCATCAGCAACACCAGTTGTTAAGGGCGGGCGACCAGATTTAACTGAAGCATCAATTGTGGTTTCAGGTGGGCGGGGAACTAATGGAGATTTCAAACCAGTTGAGGCATTAGCTGACGCGTTAGGCGCAGCTGTTGGCGCATCCCGCGCTGCAACTGATGCTGGTTGGTATCCACACTCAAATCAGGTTGGCCAAACTGGTAAAACAGTTTCACCACAACTCTATGTAGCAGCTGGCATTTCAGGTGCGATTCAACATCGTGCTGGCATGCAGACTAGTAAAACAATTGTGGCAATAAATAAGGATCCAGAGGCACCGATTCTTGAAATTGCAGATTTTGCAGTAGTTGGTGATTTATTTAATGTTTTGCCACAAGCCACCGCACAAATTATTGCTCGCAAAGGGTAA
- the ligA gene encoding NAD-dependent DNA ligase LigA, translating to MSAEIRHKIQELCEEISDHQFKYYVLDAPTITDAAFDKLWNELVTLEKKYPQYKLESSPTLQVGGGFSTSFAQFDHIEKMMSLDNVFDDKELETWFDRIDKAGVKNGWLCEVKVDGLAINLLYEDGRLTRALTRGNGTTGEDVTLNIKTIKSVPTELSGKNLPTTLEVRGEVFFPLQSFDELNDSLEEAGKPRFANPRNAAAGSLRQKDPKITASRPLDVVVHGIGAATGISFEKQSNAYELLKGWGLPTSKRYKVVSTRKEVLDFIKVYEKDRHNVEHEIDGVVIKVNEISVQNTLGFTSRAPKWAIAYKYPPEEVVTKLLDIKVSVGRTGRVTPFAFMEPVKVAGSTVTNATLHNAQEIVRKGILIGDTVLIRKAGDVIPEVLAPVLEKRNGSEKAFVMPSKCPDCGSKLRAMSEGDVDIRCPNSQSCPAQVVERLFYIGSRSALDIDVLGYEAAAALLADKLVVDEGDLFLLTEEKLASSRFFQKIVKKELTAGKNVKKLLDGLQEAKSKPLWRVLVALSIRHVGPTSAKALTDKFGSIEKIRSASIEELSNTEGVGEIIAESIKEWFGEDWHKQIIMKWERAGVALVDAPREKLKQTLAGLTIVATGSFKDFTRDEAIEAIVARGGKAASSVSSKTDYVVAGDSAGSKLDKAQELGITILDEAGFKLLLEKGIN from the coding sequence ATGAGCGCAGAAATTAGACATAAAATCCAGGAGCTTTGCGAAGAAATATCAGATCATCAATTTAAGTACTATGTTTTAGATGCACCAACAATTACCGATGCTGCCTTTGATAAGTTATGGAATGAGTTAGTAACACTTGAAAAGAAGTATCCTCAATACAAATTAGAAAGCTCACCTACTTTGCAGGTTGGCGGGGGCTTTTCAACCTCCTTTGCCCAGTTTGATCACATCGAGAAGATGATGAGCCTAGATAACGTCTTTGATGATAAAGAACTTGAAACTTGGTTTGATCGAATTGATAAAGCTGGAGTTAAAAATGGCTGGTTATGTGAGGTCAAAGTTGATGGCCTAGCAATTAATTTACTTTATGAAGATGGCAGGCTCACTAGGGCTCTTACCCGTGGCAATGGAACAACAGGTGAAGATGTAACTTTAAACATTAAGACGATTAAATCTGTACCAACTGAATTATCTGGAAAAAACTTACCAACGACACTTGAAGTTCGCGGTGAGGTATTTTTCCCATTGCAATCATTTGATGAGTTAAATGATTCTTTGGAAGAAGCAGGCAAACCAAGATTTGCTAATCCAAGAAATGCAGCAGCTGGATCCCTTCGCCAGAAAGATCCAAAGATCACAGCATCACGCCCCCTTGATGTTGTAGTCCATGGCATTGGCGCTGCCACTGGTATTTCATTCGAAAAACAATCAAATGCTTATGAGCTACTTAAAGGTTGGGGTTTGCCAACTAGTAAGCGATATAAAGTGGTTTCAACTCGCAAAGAGGTTTTAGATTTCATAAAAGTGTATGAAAAAGATCGTCACAATGTTGAGCATGAGATAGATGGTGTTGTAATTAAAGTAAATGAGATCTCAGTTCAAAACACTCTTGGCTTTACCTCACGGGCGCCAAAATGGGCGATTGCCTATAAGTATCCGCCGGAGGAGGTTGTTACAAAGTTATTAGATATAAAGGTCAGTGTTGGTAGAACTGGTCGAGTAACTCCTTTTGCTTTTATGGAGCCAGTAAAAGTAGCTGGGTCAACCGTAACCAATGCAACACTGCACAACGCGCAAGAGATTGTTAGAAAAGGAATTTTGATTGGCGATACGGTCTTAATCCGTAAAGCAGGAGATGTAATCCCAGAAGTTTTAGCGCCAGTTCTTGAAAAAAGAAATGGAAGTGAAAAGGCATTTGTAATGCCAAGTAAATGCCCAGATTGTGGCAGCAAACTTCGCGCTATGAGTGAAGGTGATGTTGATATTCGTTGCCCGAACTCACAATCATGCCCAGCCCAAGTTGTGGAAAGGCTTTTCTATATTGGCTCTCGCTCGGCTCTAGATATTGATGTATTAGGTTATGAAGCAGCAGCAGCATTACTGGCAGATAAGTTAGTGGTAGATGAGGGAGACCTTTTCCTACTCACTGAAGAAAAACTTGCTAGTTCTAGGTTTTTTCAAAAGATCGTAAAGAAAGAGTTGACTGCAGGTAAGAATGTAAAAAAACTTTTAGATGGACTTCAGGAAGCGAAAAGCAAGCCACTTTGGAGAGTTTTAGTTGCTCTATCAATTAGGCATGTCGGACCAACTAGTGCGAAAGCGCTTACAGATAAGTTTGGTTCGATTGAAAAAATTAGATCTGCAAGTATTGAAGAATTATCAAACACTGAAGGCGTGGGCGAAATAATTGCGGAATCAATAAAAGAATGGTTTGGCGAGGATTGGCATAAACAAATTATTATGAAATGGGAGAGGGCAGGCGTAGCCCTAGTTGATGCTCCTAGAGAAAAACTCAAACAAACTCTGGCGGGTCTTACAATCGTTGCAACTGGTTCATTTAAAGATTTCACTAGAGATGAAGCGATTGAGGCCATTGTGGCAAGGGGCGGAAAAGCAGCATCGTCGGTATCTAGTAAAACTGATTACGTTGTGGCAGGGGATTCGGCTGGTTCTAAGTTAGATAAAGCACAAGAACTAGGAATTACTATCCTTGATGAGGCCGGATTTAAATTATTACTGGAGAAGGGGATAAACTAA
- the mnmA gene encoding tRNA 2-thiouridine(34) synthase MnmA, with product MKKLKVIAAMSGGVDSAVAAARAVDAGYEVVGVHLALSSNPQKYRSGARGCCTIEDSHDARRAADVIGIPFYIWDMAEEFHKGVVENFLSEYQSGRTPNPCLRCNEKIKFEAVLDRAKALGFDGVVTGHYAVTKDSPTGKTLHRAADIDKDQSYVLAVLRTDQIEGAIFPLGDTVKTDTRKEAKERGLFVANKPDSHDICFVPSGDNAGWLRERLGSETGDIVDQAGKKLGEHKGAYTYTIGQRRGLALTVPDPTGEPRYVLKIEPKSNTVVVGSHDALAVTTISATPPTWCGAIPEINKSLRGFAQVRAHGAPLACDYKFDGTNLIANLDEPVFGLATGQALVIYDGDRVVGSGTICETI from the coding sequence ATGAAAAAATTAAAAGTAATCGCAGCAATGAGTGGCGGCGTTGATTCAGCAGTTGCAGCTGCCAGAGCAGTTGATGCTGGCTATGAAGTTGTTGGTGTTCACCTTGCCTTATCCAGTAATCCACAAAAATATCGTTCAGGGGCTCGTGGTTGCTGCACAATCGAAGACTCTCATGATGCCCGTCGCGCTGCTGATGTAATTGGCATACCTTTTTATATTTGGGATATGGCAGAGGAGTTTCATAAAGGGGTAGTGGAAAACTTTTTATCTGAGTATCAATCTGGCAGAACACCAAATCCATGTTTGCGATGTAATGAGAAGATTAAATTTGAAGCGGTATTAGATAGAGCAAAAGCACTTGGTTTTGATGGAGTAGTAACTGGGCATTACGCAGTTACGAAGGATTCACCAACTGGCAAAACATTACATAGGGCTGCAGATATAGATAAAGATCAATCATATGTATTAGCAGTTTTAAGAACAGATCAAATAGAGGGTGCGATATTTCCGCTAGGAGATACGGTCAAAACTGATACTCGCAAAGAGGCGAAAGAGCGCGGGCTTTTTGTTGCAAATAAACCTGATAGCCATGACATTTGTTTTGTGCCATCTGGAGATAATGCAGGTTGGCTGCGTGAGCGATTAGGTTCTGAAACTGGTGACATAGTTGATCAAGCTGGCAAAAAACTTGGTGAGCACAAAGGTGCTTACACCTACACAATTGGCCAACGTCGCGGCTTAGCACTCACCGTTCCAGATCCAACTGGTGAGCCAAGATATGTTTTAAAGATTGAACCAAAGAGTAATACCGTCGTTGTTGGTAGCCATGATGCGTTAGCGGTTACAACAATAAGTGCAACACCACCTACTTGGTGTGGAGCAATCCCTGAAATTAATAAATCACTGCGCGGATTTGCCCAAGTTCGAGCACATGGTGCCCCACTTGCCTGTGATTACAAGTTTGATGGCACAAATCTGATTGCCAACTTAGATGAGCCAGTATTTGGACTTGCAACTGGTCAAGCATTAGTAATTTATGATGGTGATCGTGTAGTTGGTTCTGGCACTATCTGCGAAACGATTTAG
- a CDS encoding glycosyltransferase family 4 protein translates to MRVAVVTESFLPNVNGVTNSVLRILEHLSASGNQALVIAPACENMPTEYAGHPVKSVPVIPTQNFLPTGMPMGLPQKRVQHLIDGFTPDVIHLASPFALGSYANKVAKRLNIPTVSIYQTDLGGFAKQYGFGIAQNSLQKILYKIHSQTDRTLAPSTAACLDLHMAGVPEVYLWRRGVNTELFAPSKRSATLRDLWKNADQNKIIVGFVGRLAQEKRVIDLKALESNPNIQLVIVGDGPHRRKLEQQLPTALFLGFKSGEELAQIYASFDLFIHPGPNETFCQAVQEALASGIPAIVPHTGGPADLVAHGRTGYVIDISDGEELNRIVNHHHARSDRKQMRIAARDSVSKRTWGRINNELEAHYQEVINQKKSMALTEMGVA, encoded by the coding sequence ATGAGAGTAGCCGTCGTCACTGAATCCTTCTTGCCAAATGTAAATGGGGTAACGAATTCAGTACTTCGAATCCTTGAACACCTTAGCGCCAGTGGGAATCAAGCATTAGTTATTGCGCCAGCCTGTGAAAACATGCCAACTGAATATGCCGGCCATCCTGTGAAAAGCGTGCCGGTTATTCCAACTCAGAATTTTCTGCCAACCGGAATGCCGATGGGGTTACCACAAAAAAGAGTTCAACATTTAATCGATGGTTTTACACCAGATGTGATTCACCTCGCCTCACCATTTGCACTTGGATCATATGCAAATAAGGTAGCTAAACGATTAAACATTCCAACAGTTTCTATCTACCAAACTGATTTAGGTGGATTTGCTAAGCAGTATGGCTTTGGGATCGCTCAAAACTCATTGCAAAAAATCTTATACAAAATTCACTCTCAAACAGATCGCACTCTCGCGCCCTCAACGGCAGCTTGTCTTGACCTTCACATGGCTGGAGTCCCAGAAGTTTATTTATGGCGTCGTGGCGTAAATACTGAACTATTCGCACCATCCAAAAGATCTGCAACCTTAAGAGATCTTTGGAAAAATGCAGATCAAAATAAAATTATTGTTGGTTTTGTTGGCAGACTTGCTCAAGAAAAGCGCGTGATAGATCTGAAAGCACTTGAATCTAACCCAAACATTCAACTAGTAATTGTTGGCGATGGACCGCACCGGCGCAAACTGGAGCAGCAATTACCAACTGCACTATTTCTTGGGTTTAAATCTGGTGAAGAGTTGGCGCAGATTTATGCCAGCTTTGATTTATTCATACACCCAGGACCAAATGAAACTTTCTGCCAAGCAGTGCAAGAAGCACTTGCATCAGGCATTCCAGCAATTGTGCCGCACACAGGTGGTCCAGCAGATTTAGTCGCGCATGGACGAACAGGATATGTAATTGATATAAGTGATGGCGAAGAACTAAATCGCATAGTAAATCATCACCACGCAAGAAGTGATCGCAAACAAATGAGAATTGCTGCTAGGGATAGTGTTTCAAAGAGAACTTGGGGTCGAATAAATAATGAGTTAGAGGCCCATTATCAAGAGGTTATTAATCAAAAAAAGAGTATGGCCTTAACAGAAATGGGTGTGGCATGA
- the rsfS gene encoding ribosome silencing factor → MAVGKRTIELTKIAAAALADKLGSEIVAIDLSEQLVLNQVFLLVTGNNEPQLQALSDEVQRKLAEAGEKPARKEGSGAWILLDYTDLVVHIQSTELRNYYMLDRLWNDCPKIDLDLAKVAR, encoded by the coding sequence ATGGCAGTCGGTAAGCGCACTATTGAGTTAACTAAGATCGCAGCAGCTGCCCTGGCAGACAAACTAGGCAGTGAGATTGTTGCAATTGATCTATCTGAGCAGTTGGTTTTAAACCAGGTATTCCTGCTCGTCACTGGAAATAATGAACCACAATTGCAAGCATTATCTGATGAGGTGCAACGAAAGCTTGCCGAGGCTGGTGAGAAACCTGCGCGCAAAGAGGGAAGTGGGGCTTGGATTCTTCTTGATTACACCGATCTAGTTGTTCATATTCAAAGTACTGAGCTTCGTAATTACTACATGCTTGATCGCCTTTGGAATGATTGTCCAAAAATTGATTTGGATCTAGCGAAAGTCGCTCGGTAA
- the nadD gene encoding nicotinate (nicotinamide) nucleotide adenylyltransferase: MIVAVNKEFAIVGGTFDPIHLGHLHLIKEISNRYEKVLVIPSGNPWLRENPPVATAEQRFQMADLAITSMGLSEKVEVLPLEVRRAGNSYALDTVKELQVIYPNTNFTLVLGSDAAKNLDKWHRSKDLLAAVKVLVVKRPGSTASDYDEISIKALDISSTMVRQSISKRENVSSLLPAKVVTFIREFGLYGSR; the protein is encoded by the coding sequence ATTATTGTTGCAGTAAACAAAGAGTTTGCCATCGTTGGTGGCACCTTTGACCCAATCCATCTAGGACATTTACATCTGATAAAAGAGATTTCAAATAGATATGAAAAGGTTCTAGTAATTCCATCAGGCAATCCTTGGTTAAGAGAAAATCCACCAGTTGCAACAGCTGAACAACGATTTCAAATGGCAGATCTAGCGATTACCTCAATGGGATTAAGTGAAAAAGTTGAGGTGCTTCCACTAGAGGTTAGAAGGGCTGGAAATAGTTACGCACTTGATACGGTCAAGGAGCTGCAGGTAATTTATCCAAATACCAACTTCACTCTTGTTTTAGGTTCAGATGCTGCGAAAAATTTAGATAAATGGCATAGATCAAAGGATTTACTGGCTGCAGTAAAGGTTTTAGTAGTTAAGCGACCAGGATCTACTGCATCTGATTATGATGAAATATCAATTAAAGCTTTAGATATCTCATCAACTATGGTTAGACAATCAATCTCAAAACGAGAGAATGTCAGCTCATTGCTGCCAGCAAAGGTAGTTACCTTTATTAGAGAGTTTGGGTTATATGGCAGTCGGTAA
- a CDS encoding oxidoreductase, with the protein MSKVLTFPDNWNASDIPDLTGKRYLITGATSGIGLAAATELARRNAHVVITARSAEKARDALKKIGPGLVDYILLDLTDLESVKRAAARVDRPFDVVVLNAGVMATPFTKTVDGFELQMGTNHLGHFAFAGLIKNQIKDRLVVVSSFAHKMGSFGDNTLDSIKNICLGVGKYQKWQVYGASKLANLLFVSELERLRIQNNWSFIPLAVHPGYSDTNLQAVASQMRGAAAEEKITMMINKVLAQPASQGALPTLAACVYPDLIGASFIGPNGFLEMRGTPKLTRARALAYDQVLAKNLWQVSEELTKVSWS; encoded by the coding sequence GTGTCAAAAGTATTAACTTTTCCAGACAACTGGAACGCATCTGATATTCCAGATTTAACTGGCAAGCGATACTTAATAACTGGCGCAACCTCAGGAATTGGCTTAGCAGCAGCGACTGAATTAGCAAGAAGAAATGCTCATGTGGTTATCACAGCCAGGAGCGCTGAAAAGGCACGGGATGCGTTAAAGAAAATTGGTCCAGGCTTAGTTGATTACATACTCCTTGATCTAACTGATTTAGAGTCAGTTAAGCGGGCAGCAGCACGAGTTGATCGCCCTTTTGATGTTGTGGTTTTAAACGCTGGAGTGATGGCAACTCCATTCACAAAAACAGTAGATGGCTTTGAACTACAAATGGGCACAAACCACCTAGGCCATTTTGCCTTTGCTGGATTAATTAAGAATCAGATAAAAGATCGCCTAGTTGTGGTCTCATCATTTGCTCATAAGATGGGTAGCTTTGGCGATAACACCTTAGATTCAATTAAAAATATCTGTCTTGGTGTTGGAAAGTATCAAAAATGGCAGGTATATGGCGCAAGTAAATTAGCAAACCTTCTTTTTGTCTCAGAACTTGAGCGGCTTCGTATTCAAAACAATTGGTCCTTCATACCCTTGGCAGTTCATCCTGGTTACTCTGACACAAATTTGCAGGCGGTTGCCTCTCAAATGCGTGGCGCTGCTGCTGAAGAAAAAATCACCATGATGATCAATAAAGTATTAGCTCAACCTGCCTCCCAAGGAGCCCTGCCAACACTTGCAGCATGTGTTTACCCCGATCTGATTGGCGCAAGCTTCATTGGACCTAATGGATTTTTAGAGATGCGTGGCACGCCGAAGTTAACTCGTGCTAGAGCACTTGCTTACGACCAAGTATTGGCGAAGAATCTATGGCAGGTTAGTGAAGAGTTAACAAAGGTTAGTTGGTCTTAA
- a CDS encoding cysteine desulfurase family protein, which produces MSIYFDHAATTPMADVAITALNTQLKKLGNASSLHSAGRSVRKDLEGAREEIAKAIDCDASEVIFTATGTEANNLAIKGLYWKGAKENKTVIITSTFEHHAVMDPIAWLAEHEGAQIVGINVDRNGFLNLDELKQAVIDHQGKIALISIMASNNEVGTVQDIAQVVKIAGQIPVHSDCVQSFGKVSLSFKNLGLTAATISAHKVGGPLGVAALILKRGLDIEPILHGGGQERDIRSGTFNAPSIVSFAAAAKESVAQSGQRSEIIRKLKAELISTIKKSVPDIWVNGDQVKSLPGIISITFPKTDSEGLLLLLDSEGIACSTGSACSAGVQRPSHVLLAMGLTEDETTSTLRFSLNHSNTIIEIAKLGAVIASVVARSRAASGKK; this is translated from the coding sequence GTGAGTATCTACTTTGATCATGCCGCAACAACACCAATGGCAGATGTGGCAATTACTGCCTTAAATACTCAATTAAAAAAATTAGGTAACGCCTCATCCCTGCATTCAGCTGGTAGATCAGTTCGTAAAGATTTAGAGGGCGCGCGTGAGGAGATTGCAAAGGCAATTGATTGCGATGCAAGTGAGGTTATTTTCACTGCCACTGGAACTGAGGCAAATAATTTAGCTATTAAGGGCTTGTATTGGAAAGGTGCTAAAGAGAATAAGACAGTAATCATCACCTCCACCTTTGAACATCATGCGGTGATGGATCCCATTGCCTGGCTAGCAGAACATGAAGGCGCACAGATTGTTGGAATTAATGTTGATCGAAATGGCTTTTTAAATCTAGATGAATTAAAACAAGCAGTAATTGATCATCAAGGCAAGATTGCTTTGATCTCAATCATGGCCTCAAATAATGAGGTTGGCACAGTGCAGGATATTGCTCAGGTTGTAAAAATTGCGGGCCAAATTCCAGTGCACTCAGATTGTGTACAAAGTTTTGGCAAGGTTTCACTCTCATTTAAGAATCTTGGATTAACCGCTGCCACAATCAGTGCGCATAAAGTTGGTGGCCCACTTGGTGTAGCTGCATTAATTTTAAAACGTGGTTTGGATATTGAACCTATTTTGCATGGCGGTGGGCAGGAGCGAGATATTCGAAGTGGCACATTTAACGCACCCAGCATTGTTTCATTTGCAGCTGCTGCGAAAGAAAGTGTTGCCCAATCTGGACAACGTTCTGAGATTATTAGGAAGTTAAAAGCTGAATTGATAAGTACTATCAAAAAAAGTGTTCCTGATATCTGGGTAAATGGAGATCAAGTGAAATCTTTGCCAGGGATTATTTCAATCACCTTTCCTAAAACAGATTCAGAAGGATTACTTTTGCTATTAGATTCTGAAGGAATTGCCTGTTCAACCGGCTCTGCCTGCAGCGCAGGTGTGCAGCGACCAAGCCATGTACTTCTTGCCATGGGATTAACCGAGGATGAGACCACCTCTACCTTAAGATTTTCACTAAACCACTCAAACACAATTATTGAAATCGCAAAACTTGGCGCAGTAATTGCATCGGTAGTGGCTAGATCAAGGGCTGCCTCAGGGAAAAAATGA
- a CDS encoding electron transfer flavoprotein subunit beta/FixA family protein, which produces MKIAICIKQVPDSWAEKKMAGGVLDRAGVDAVLNDLDEYAVEEALRIVEANSPTKEAGEASGHSITLISMGPERATEAIRKALSMGADDAILISDPALAGSDALATSLVLSEVIKKGNYDLVLCGTESTDARMSVIPAMISQRLGWAQLTFAGKVAANPASTTVEIERVTEFGNQVMSAKFPALLSVIEKINEPRYPSFKGIMAAKKKPITTMSLSDTGVSPSDVGASAAWSAVKDALPRPPRGAGVKLTDEGSGGDKLVEFLVEKRLA; this is translated from the coding sequence ATGAAAATCGCCATCTGCATCAAACAAGTTCCAGACTCTTGGGCTGAAAAAAAGATGGCTGGTGGAGTTTTAGATCGCGCCGGCGTTGATGCGGTATTAAATGATTTAGATGAGTATGCAGTTGAAGAGGCGCTGCGAATTGTGGAGGCTAACTCACCAACTAAAGAGGCAGGTGAGGCAAGCGGTCACAGCATTACCTTAATTTCAATGGGACCTGAGCGGGCAACTGAAGCAATTAGAAAAGCACTTTCAATGGGCGCAGATGATGCAATTTTGATAAGTGATCCAGCTTTAGCTGGCTCTGACGCGCTCGCCACCTCATTAGTTCTATCTGAGGTCATTAAAAAAGGTAATTACGATTTAGTTTTGTGTGGCACAGAGAGCACAGATGCCAGAATGAGTGTTATCCCAGCGATGATCTCCCAACGTCTTGGTTGGGCGCAATTAACCTTTGCAGGCAAGGTGGCGGCTAATCCAGCAAGCACAACAGTTGAGATTGAGCGAGTAACTGAGTTTGGTAATCAAGTAATGAGCGCTAAGTTTCCAGCATTACTTTCTGTAATTGAAAAGATAAATGAGCCAAGGTATCCATCATTTAAGGGAATTATGGCGGCAAAGAAAAAGCCAATCACCACAATGAGTTTATCTGATACTGGAGTTTCACCATCTGATGTCGGCGCATCTGCTGCATGGAGTGCGGTGAAGGATGCATTACCTCGTCCTCCAAGAGGAGCTGGTGTTAAGTTAACTGATGAAGGAAGCGGCGGAGATAAATTGGTTGAGTTTTTAGTTGAAAAGAGACTGGCATGA
- a CDS encoding histidine phosphatase family protein, which translates to MSNPNSLIRVVLWRHGQTDWNVENRFQGHSDIPLNKVGEYQVVQAASVLAGLKPNRIISSDLIRAQSTAAALADLTNLKVEINPGLRETHGGLWEGKTAPENRATHGDLFANWYEGGDEPAGVTGERRSDVAKRAVSVIEKETENFSGTIVFVTHGGTVRSVLGSILKLPIAQWGVIGGLSNACWSVLELTKHHTGSRWYLAEHNAGSLPEPVFGDDAVN; encoded by the coding sequence ATGAGTAATCCAAATTCATTAATTCGCGTCGTACTTTGGCGCCATGGCCAAACTGATTGGAATGTTGAAAATCGTTTTCAAGGTCACTCAGATATCCCATTAAATAAAGTGGGGGAGTATCAAGTAGTCCAAGCTGCCTCTGTTTTAGCAGGGTTGAAACCAAATCGAATAATTTCAAGTGATTTAATTCGTGCGCAATCAACAGCTGCGGCGTTAGCTGATTTAACAAATTTAAAGGTTGAGATTAATCCAGGGCTGCGGGAAACTCATGGTGGACTTTGGGAAGGTAAAACTGCGCCAGAAAATAGGGCGACACATGGTGATTTATTTGCTAATTGGTATGAAGGTGGTGATGAACCAGCAGGTGTTACTGGTGAAAGACGAAGTGATGTTGCAAAGCGCGCAGTTAGTGTTATTGAAAAAGAGACTGAAAACTTTTCTGGAACTATTGTTTTTGTAACCCATGGTGGAACTGTTCGAAGTGTTTTAGGTTCAATTCTTAAACTTCCAATTGCGCAATGGGGAGTAATTGGTGGCTTATCAAATGCATGCTGGTCGGTATTGGAATTAACTAAACATCACACTGGATCACGTTGGTATTTAGCAGAGCACAATGCCGGCTCATTACCTGAGCCTGTCTTTGGAGATGATGCGGTTAATTAG